One Nematostella vectensis chromosome 10, jaNemVect1.1, whole genome shotgun sequence genomic window carries:
- the LOC125573312 gene encoding major antigen-like isoform X2 codes for MSAFARSARFGCPSRSNMLTLKFDKSSLCPRKVVIPPSSCKRPSSTLSKKGSDWKPPVIRGDEAVSTQLSAVPDNTAAPACRQESREFANKGSPDKITDTIKHSTCVAPVISGARIQEDLKHYKQQTETLESLFAAVNHNNENLINENLLLQAELDNLNNELKVKDNKIESLQDELERMENEKTELRVELRGAERSTEATKGVMATMKEMLRKTDEQKLALQKYIDDLELENSELTSQLGRSLENLKQLDQIHKNTAVSSENALERMSGQVDVLNTALEKLREENSRLKSKLGAIKDHAWESVPKETPKTSSASQKVFKLSSPSIDLTPDPVHNHVFLMQTTLSQSERELISQRNLRRLKMVRVNLMDALNCVSGHVTGKPLGSPLIAEQVQHC; via the exons ATGTCTGCGTTTGCGAGGAGCGCCCGATTTGGTTGCCCTTCAAGGTCAAATATGTTGACGCTGAAATTTGACAAGTCGTCGCTTTGCCCTCGAAAGGTGGTTATCCCACCTTCCTCTTGCAAGCGGCCGAGCTCGACACTGAGCAAGAAAGGGAGCGATTGGAAGCCACCGGTGATCAGAGGGGACGAAGCAGTCTCAACACAGCTTAGTGCAGTCCCTGATAATACGGCAGCACCTGCTTGTCGACAAGAAAGTCGCGAATTTGCAAATAAGGGATCTCCTGATAAG ATCACAGACACAATCAAGCACTCTACTTGTGTGGCCCCAGTTATCTCGGGAGCTAGGATTCAAGAAGATCTAAAACACTACAAACAACAAACTGAAACCTTGGAAAGTCTTTTTGCCGCAGTAAATCATAACAATGAAAACCTCATTAACGAAAACCTCCTCCTTCAAGCTGAACTAGATAATCTAAACAATGAGCTTAAagtcaaagacaacaaaattGAATCCCTTCAAGATGAGCTTGAACGTATGGAAAATGAGAAAACAGAGCTAAGGGTGGAGCTGAGGGGAGCAGAGAGGTCTACAGAGGCCACCAAGGGTGTGATGGCGACGATGAAAGAAATGCTCAGGAAGACTGATGAGCAGAAATTAGCTCTGCAGAAGTACATTGATGATCTTGAGCTGGAGAACAGTGAACTCACGTCACAGCTCGGTAGATCATtagaaaatctgaaacaactcGACCAGATCCATAAGAACACAGCAGTCTCCAGTGAGAATGCCCTTGAGAGAATGTCAGGACAGGTTGATGTGCTGAATACAGCGCTCGAAAAGCTAAGAGAAGAGAATTCAAGACTAAAGAGTAAGCTAGGTGCTATAAAGGATCATGCTTGGGAATCTGTACCCAAAGAGACTCCCAAAACATCCAGTGCTTCACAGAAAGTCTTCAAGCTATCAAGTCCATCCATAGACCTGACACCAGACCCGGTGCACAACCATGTCTTCCTGATGCAAACAactctcagccaatcagagaggGAACTAATTAGCCAGCGCAACTTGAGGCGTTTAAAGATGGTTCGTGTTAACCTGATGGACGCCCTGAATTGTGTGAGTGGTCATGTGACAGGCAAGCCCCTAGGATCACCTTTGATAG CTGAACAAGTGCAGCATTGTTAG
- the LOC5517713 gene encoding myosin heavy chain, muscle, whose protein sequence is MRRFLSHKKPDVFHEEVYQFYFQKNYLNCSQLKMSAFARSARFGCPSRSNMLRLKFDKSSLCPRKVVIPPSSCKRPSSTLSKKGSDWKPPVIRGNEAVSTQLSAVPDNTAAPACRQESREFANKGSPDKITDTIKHSTCVVPVISGARIQEDLKHYKQQTETLESLFAAVNHNNENLINENLLLQAELDNLNNELKAKDNRIESLQDELERMENEKTELRVELRGAERSTEATKGVMATMKEMLRKNDEQKLALQKYIDDLELENSELTSQLGRSLENLKHLDQIHENTAVSSENALERISGQVDVLNTALKKLREENSRLKSKLGAIKDHAWESVPKETPKTSFASQKVIKLSSPSTDLTLDQVHNHVFLALTTLSQSERELISQRNFRRLKMVRVNLMDALNCVSGHVIGKPLGAPLIAGQVHHC, encoded by the exons ATGCGAAGATTTCTCAGTCACAAAAAGCCAGACGTTTTTCACGAGGAAGTCTATCAGTTTTACTTTCAGAAAAATTATTTGAATTGTTCTCAACTAAAGATGTCTGCGTTTGCGAGGAGCGCCCGATTTGGTTGCCCTTCAAGGTCAAATATGTTGAGGCTGAAATTTGACAAGTCATCGCTTTGCCCTCGAAAGGTGGTTATCCCACCTTCCTCTTGCAAGCGGCCGAGCTCGACACTGAGCAAGAAAGGAAGCGATTGGAAGCCACCGGTGATCAGAGGGAACGAAGCAGTCTCAACACAGCTTAGTGCAGTCCCTGATAATACGGCAGCACCTGCTTGTCGACAAGAAAGTCGCGAATTTGCAAATAAGGGATCTCCTGATAAG ATCACAGACACAATCAAGCACTCTACTTGTGTGGTCCCAGTTATCTCGGGAGCTAGGATTCAAGAAGATCTAAAACACTACAAACAACAAACTGAAACCTTGGAAAGTCTTTTTGCCGCAGTAAATCATAACAATGAAAACCTCATTAACGAAAACCTCCTCCTTCAAGCTGAACTAGATAATCTAAACAATGAGCTTAAAGCCAAAGACAACAGGATTGAATCCCTTCAAGATGAGCTTGAACGTATGGAAAATGAGAAAACAGAGCTAAGGGTGGAGCTGAGGGGAGCAGAGAGGTCTACAGAGGCCACCAAGGGTGTGATGGCGACGATGAAAGAAATGCTCAGGAAGAATGATGAGCAGAAATTAGCTCTGCAGAAGTACATCGATGATCTTGAGCTGGAGAACAGTGAACTCACTTCACAGCTCGGTAGATCATTAGAAAATCTGAAACATCTCGACCAGATCCATGAGAACACAGCAGTCTCCAGTGAGAATGCCCTTGAGAGAATATCAGGACAGGTTGATGTGCTGAATACAGCGCTCAAAAAGCTAAGAGAAGAGAATTCAAGACTAAAGAGTAAGCTAGGTGCTATAAAAGATCATGCTTGGGAATCTGTACCCAAAGAGACCCCCAAAACATCCTTTGCCTCACAGAAAGTCATCAAGCTATCAAGTCCATCCACAGACCTGACACTAGACCAGGTGCACAACCATGTCTTCCTGGCACTAACAactctcagccaatcagagaggGAGCTAATTAGCCAGCGCAACTTCAGGCGTTTAAAGATGGTTCGTGTTAACCTGATGGACGCCCTGAATTGTGTGAGTGGTCATGTGATAGGCAAGCCCCTAGGAGCACCTTTGATAG CTGGACAAGTGCACCATTGTTAG
- the LOC125573312 gene encoding major antigen-like isoform X1, translated as MSAFARSARFGCPSRSNMLTLKFDKSSLCPRKVVIPPSSCKRPSSTLSKKGSDWKPPVIRGDEAVSTQLSAVPDNTAAPACRQESREFANKGSPDKITDTIKHSTCVAPVISGARIQEDLKHYKQQTETLESLFAAVNHNNENLINENLLLQAELDNLNNELKVKDNKIESLQDELERMENEKTELRVELRGAERSTEATKGVMATMKEMLRKTDEQKLALQKYIDDLELENSELTSQLGRSLENLKQLDQIHKNTAVSSENALERMSGQVDVLNTALEKLREENSRLKSKLGAIKDHAWESVPKETPKTSSASQKVFKLSSPSIDLTPDPVHNHVFLMQTTLSQSERELISQRNLRRLKMVRVNLMDALNCLNKCSIVSGLVSAIDCPCSALKEMNMYSTWENNENNKCIKFIDKYYNISIHVIKYRYNM; from the exons ATGTCTGCGTTTGCGAGGAGCGCCCGATTTGGTTGCCCTTCAAGGTCAAATATGTTGACGCTGAAATTTGACAAGTCGTCGCTTTGCCCTCGAAAGGTGGTTATCCCACCTTCCTCTTGCAAGCGGCCGAGCTCGACACTGAGCAAGAAAGGGAGCGATTGGAAGCCACCGGTGATCAGAGGGGACGAAGCAGTCTCAACACAGCTTAGTGCAGTCCCTGATAATACGGCAGCACCTGCTTGTCGACAAGAAAGTCGCGAATTTGCAAATAAGGGATCTCCTGATAAG ATCACAGACACAATCAAGCACTCTACTTGTGTGGCCCCAGTTATCTCGGGAGCTAGGATTCAAGAAGATCTAAAACACTACAAACAACAAACTGAAACCTTGGAAAGTCTTTTTGCCGCAGTAAATCATAACAATGAAAACCTCATTAACGAAAACCTCCTCCTTCAAGCTGAACTAGATAATCTAAACAATGAGCTTAAagtcaaagacaacaaaattGAATCCCTTCAAGATGAGCTTGAACGTATGGAAAATGAGAAAACAGAGCTAAGGGTGGAGCTGAGGGGAGCAGAGAGGTCTACAGAGGCCACCAAGGGTGTGATGGCGACGATGAAAGAAATGCTCAGGAAGACTGATGAGCAGAAATTAGCTCTGCAGAAGTACATTGATGATCTTGAGCTGGAGAACAGTGAACTCACGTCACAGCTCGGTAGATCATtagaaaatctgaaacaactcGACCAGATCCATAAGAACACAGCAGTCTCCAGTGAGAATGCCCTTGAGAGAATGTCAGGACAGGTTGATGTGCTGAATACAGCGCTCGAAAAGCTAAGAGAAGAGAATTCAAGACTAAAGAGTAAGCTAGGTGCTATAAAGGATCATGCTTGGGAATCTGTACCCAAAGAGACTCCCAAAACATCCAGTGCTTCACAGAAAGTCTTCAAGCTATCAAGTCCATCCATAGACCTGACACCAGACCCGGTGCACAACCATGTCTTCCTGATGCAAACAactctcagccaatcagagaggGAACTAATTAGCCAGCGCAACTTGAGGCGTTTAAAGATGGTTCGTGTTAACCTGATGGACGCCCTGAATTGT CTGAACAAGTGCAGCATTGTTAGTGGCCTAGTCTCTGCAATAGACTGTCCCTGTTCTGCCCTGAAGGAAATGAATATGTACTCCACTTGGGAAAACAATGAGAACAACAAATGTATCAAATTTATTGACAAATACTACAATATCTCCATACATGTAATTAAATATAGATATAATATGTAA